From Pirellulaceae bacterium:
GGCGATTCTCAGCCAGAAGATTCGTCGCCAAGCCCAAGAATCCGATCCGATGCAAAGTCGTATGAGCTATACGCAAATGACGGACTCGTCCGACAAGTTGGATCCCTGGAACGACGATAGCAATCTGTAGAGCGATCAGTTTGCGGCGGATTGCATGCGCACGTGTGACAGCACTGTGAAATTCCATCATGAAGCAATCCGCCCAACGTTTTTTGCGTTATCTCGTGGTCGAACGCAACGCTTCGGACTTGACTGTAAAAAGCTATCGAGAGGATTTGGCCGCCCTCACTGATTTTCTTGAGGCTGAGGATGGGACGGTACCCGCACCGCACGCGGTCACCACTTTCGATTTGCGAGATTATGTGTCGGCTCTTCACGAGGCTGGCTATGCAAAGTCGTCTATTTCCCGACGTCTTGCTTCGCTACGCAGTTTTTTTCGGTTTGCTCAGCGTAATGGGATGGTCGAACACAACCCGGCGAAGCCGTTGAGGAATCCGCGTCCCTCGCGCAGCTTGCCACATTTTCTCAGTACGGCCGATCTGAAGAAACTGCTTTCCGCGCCACCTGCGGGGGAAAATAGGGGGCTGCGAGATCGAGCGATGCTCGAGACGGTTTACTCGGCCGGTTTGCGGGTCAGCGAGCTTGTGGGGCTGAACGAGGGCGATTTGGATTTTGAGGAGGCATTGGTTCGAGTCCGAGGAAAAGGACGTCGTGAACGATTGTCGCCGCTCGGTTCCTTCGCCATTCGTGCCTTGCGTCGTTGGTTGGGCGTGAGAGAACTGGCAGTCGATGTGCCGAAAGGATTGGCTGCACCCGTGTTCGTCAATAAGTTCGGCCGACGAATCACGACGCGGAGTGTGGCCCGCATGCTCGAGAAATATCTGAAACTCACCGGGCTCGATCTGAGAACTTCGCCCCACACCCTACGGCACAGTTTTGCGACGCACTTGCTCAATCATGGCGCCGATATCCGTAGCGTTCAAGAACTACTGGGGCACAAGAGTCTCGGCACGACCCAGATTTATACGCACGTTAGTACGGCCGGATTACGCGCTGCCTACGACAAGGCTCACCCGCGCGCCATCGCCGCTAATTCGCCTGGAAAAAAACAACTTTCGGCAACTGCTCGCTAGTCTCGATTGGGCTGTGAGTTGTTCTAGGACTCGACAAGACCCTTCTTCACGGCCCACACGGCTGCTTGTGTTCGATCGCTCGCATTGATTTTGCGAAGAATGTTTTGAACGTGTTCCTTGACGGTTTCGACGCTGATGCTCAATGAACGTGCGATTTCTCGATTGCTCAGGCCGAGTGCTATGTGCCGTAAGACTTGGGTCTCGCGATTCGTTAAGGGCACGTCGTCGCCGACGCCTTCACGGCGACGCAACATCGATCGTCGGATTTTTTCCAGAATGGATTCATCTGCAGGGGGGGCACCTCCGGCAGCTCTTCGAATGCTGGAAACCAATTCGTCACGTGTCGAACTTTTTAAGACGTAGTCATTGGCTCCCAAGGCAACCGATCGAGCGACATAAGTCGGATTATCGTAAGTCGAAAGAATAATCACTCGCGTCTGGGGCGACTGCTCGCGGATTTGTTCCAACGCTTCCAAACCGTCTGTTCCACCCATTCGAATATCCATCAGAACGACGTCAGGTGAATGCTTGAGTGTTTGAGCGACCGCCTGGTTGCCGTCTTTAGCCTCACCAACCACTTGAATTTCAGTGTTTTTTAACAAGTTCAACAGGCCGGTTCTGACAACTGCATGGTCGTCGGCGATCACGATTGAAACGGACATTACGTCACCCTTATTCGATGAAACGGCATTTTCGCGCTGAACTAGACGGAATCGACCGGGAAAAACAACAGAAGATGGCTGATTGGGGCATGTGACAGCTCTGCCTGATTTTTAGCCGGCTCCCCAATGGTAGGGTGTTTGCTTCGCGAAGCAAGCCTGCACTCGAATTGGAAACAGGACGTTGCCATCAAATTGTTGCTCGAGCCATTTTTACGGCGTTTTTGACTGTCTCCCAGAAGTAACGTAGATAACTATCGACGACCGGACATTTTGCGCGCGTCATCTCCGGTTGGTTTTTTATCTTGTTGCCCCGGGATTCTTTGAGATTGCATTCATGAAAGACGCTTCGATTCTGCTGGTCGACGACGACCGCCACGTGCTCGACTCGATGTCAAGCTGGCTTCAAAGCCAAGGTTATCGGCTGGAAACGGCAGACAGCTTACGGTCCGCGGTTGAAAAATTACAGAGTAATCCGTTTGATTTGGTGTTGTCTGACATCCGTCTTAGTGATGGGGATGGATTCGGATTACTCCAGCATTGTTGCGAGCGCTATCCTGAGTTAACCGTCATTCTGATGACCGGATACGCGACGATGGAGACAGGCGTTGAGGCCTTACGGGCAGGCGCCTTCGATCTGTTGACAAAGCCGCTGATCGATCAGGAGCTAGAAATGTCGATCGATCGAGCTTTCTCGCAACGCGAAGTCCTGGCGGAAAATCAGCAACTAAAGGCTCAGCTTGACACTCGGTTCGGATTGGACAATATCGTCGGGCACGACCCTCGGATGCAGCGTGTTTTCGAGATGATCGAAAGCGTGGCTGAGACCCGTGCTACGGTTCTGATCACGGGAGAAAGCGGTACGGGCAAGTCGATGATTGCTCGAGCGATTCATCGCCGAAGTGATCGTCGCGAAAAATCCTTCGTCGAGGTTGCCTGTGGTGCCC
This genomic window contains:
- the xerC gene encoding tyrosine recombinase XerC, producing the protein MKQSAQRFLRYLVVERNASDLTVKSYREDLAALTDFLEAEDGTVPAPHAVTTFDLRDYVSALHEAGYAKSSISRRLASLRSFFRFAQRNGMVEHNPAKPLRNPRPSRSLPHFLSTADLKKLLSAPPAGENRGLRDRAMLETVYSAGLRVSELVGLNEGDLDFEEALVRVRGKGRRERLSPLGSFAIRALRRWLGVRELAVDVPKGLAAPVFVNKFGRRITTRSVARMLEKYLKLTGLDLRTSPHTLRHSFATHLLNHGADIRSVQELLGHKSLGTTQIYTHVSTAGLRAAYDKAHPRAIAANSPGKKQLSATAR
- a CDS encoding response regulator transcription factor → MSVSIVIADDHAVVRTGLLNLLKNTEIQVVGEAKDGNQAVAQTLKHSPDVVLMDIRMGGTDGLEALEQIREQSPQTRVIILSTYDNPTYVARSVALGANDYVLKSSTRDELVSSIRRAAGGAPPADESILEKIRRSMLRRREGVGDDVPLTNRETQVLRHIALGLSNREIARSLSISVETVKEHVQNILRKINASDRTQAAVWAVKKGLVES